In one Roseburia intestinalis L1-82 genomic region, the following are encoded:
- a CDS encoding PrgI family protein: protein MAYVPVPKDLSKIKTKVAFNLTKRQIICFAAALAMGLPLFFLLKDSAGTSMAAFAMIVVMLPCFLLAMYEKHGQPLEVVIKNVIQTKLIRPKERPYQTENFYAVIEKQRKLEKEVSAIVNGRTKNHDPRGKKTREA from the coding sequence TTGGCGTATGTACCCGTACCCAAAGACTTATCAAAAATCAAAACGAAAGTCGCTTTTAATCTGACAAAGCGGCAGATTATATGTTTTGCGGCAGCCCTCGCTATGGGACTACCGCTTTTCTTTTTGCTCAAAGACAGCGCGGGAACAAGCATGGCGGCATTTGCAATGATTGTCGTTATGCTTCCCTGCTTCCTCTTGGCAATGTATGAAAAACACGGGCAGCCCCTTGAAGTCGTGATAAAAAACGTCATTCAGACAAAGTTAATCCGACCAAAGGAACGCCCCTATCAGACGGAAAATTTTTATGCCGTCATAGAAAAACAACGAAAACTGGAAAAGGAGGTATCGGCTATTGTCAATGGCAGAACGAAAAACCATGACCCGCGCGGTAAAAAAACCCGTGAAGCGTAA
- a CDS encoding DNA-methyltransferase, with the protein MKTDVIINRDALYALRELPSESVNCCVTSPPYYGLRDYGLDAQIGQEDTPEQYIDRLVEVFRELRRVLKDDGTFWLNIADTYCGTGMKAGCKQKDLIGIPWLLAFALRSDGWYLRSDIIWLKENPMPESCRDRPSRCYEHIFLLTKSKKYYYDAAAIAEPIAPGTAARYRQGRGAGHKYAEEVPGQGKVQGINKTRSGGYYDDALMPTTRNKRDVWLINTVPYKGGHFAAYPPKLAETCILAGCPAGGVVLDPFFGSGTTGLAAKSLDRRYIGIELNAEYCALAGARIGGGNT; encoded by the coding sequence ATGAAAACGGACGTAATCATCAACCGCGACGCCCTCTATGCCCTGCGGGAGCTACCGAGTGAAAGCGTGAACTGCTGCGTCACAAGCCCGCCCTATTATGGACTTAGGGACTACGGGCTTGACGCGCAGATCGGACAGGAGGACACGCCGGAGCAGTACATTGACAGGCTTGTAGAAGTATTCCGGGAACTGCGCCGGGTACTCAAAGACGACGGGACGTTTTGGCTGAATATCGCAGATACCTACTGCGGCACAGGCATGAAAGCGGGCTGCAAGCAAAAGGACTTAATCGGTATTCCGTGGCTTTTAGCTTTTGCCCTGCGCTCTGACGGGTGGTATTTACGCAGCGATATTATCTGGCTGAAAGAAAATCCTATGCCGGAGAGCTGCCGCGACCGACCGAGCCGCTGCTATGAGCATATCTTTTTACTGACGAAATCAAAGAAATACTACTATGACGCTGCCGCCATTGCAGAGCCGATTGCGCCGGGAACGGCTGCGCGGTACCGACAGGGGCGCGGCGCAGGACACAAATATGCCGAGGAAGTACCCGGACAGGGCAAGGTACAGGGTATCAATAAAACCCGCAGCGGCGGCTATTATGACGACGCTCTTATGCCGACCACAAGGAACAAGCGGGACGTTTGGCTTATCAATACCGTACCGTATAAGGGCGGGCATTTTGCCGCCTATCCCCCGAAGCTCGCGGAAACGTGCATACTGGCGGGCTGTCCGGCAGGCGGCGTTGTCCTTGACCCTTTCTTTGGAAGCGGCACCACCGGGCTTGCAGCGAAAAGCCTTGACCGCCGCTATATCGGCATTGAACTGAACGCCGAGTATTGTGCCCTTGCAGGGGCGCGGATTGGAGGTGGTAACACTTGA
- a CDS encoding DUF4366 domain-containing protein, translating to MKNKILASLTALCAALVLVGGFSVTAYAQTPTEETDDSGVIVETEPQPLTPEGNMTLVDDIDGDAAEDKQFIVVKSKGGNYFYIIVDRAAEGENSVHFLNQVDESDLMAIIGEEQTEQPPAVCNCTEKCKAGEVNTACPVCSVNMDSCTGKEAAPEEPTGQEQPQNGMGGLLIFLVVGLLGGGAALYYVKFMKPKQNVKGSTDLDEFDFDEYDEDEPEEETDIADTEQEDEEE from the coding sequence ATGAAGAATAAAATCCTTGCAAGCCTTACCGCACTTTGCGCTGCCCTTGTCCTTGTGGGCGGCTTTTCTGTTACTGCCTACGCGCAGACCCCGACGGAGGAAACCGACGACAGCGGCGTAATCGTGGAAACCGAACCGCAGCCCCTTACCCCGGAGGGCAACATGACCCTTGTGGACGACATCGACGGGGACGCTGCCGAGGATAAGCAGTTTATCGTCGTGAAAAGCAAAGGCGGCAACTATTTTTACATTATCGTTGACCGGGCAGCCGAGGGGGAAAATTCCGTCCACTTCTTAAATCAAGTAGACGAAAGCGACCTTATGGCGATTATCGGGGAGGAACAGACCGAGCAGCCCCCGGCTGTCTGCAACTGTACCGAGAAATGCAAGGCGGGCGAAGTAAACACCGCCTGCCCCGTCTGCTCTGTCAACATGGATAGCTGCACAGGCAAGGAAGCCGCGCCGGAGGAACCCACCGGGCAGGAGCAGCCCCAAAACGGCATGGGCGGGCTTTTGATTTTCCTTGTTGTGGGACTTCTTGGCGGCGGTGCAGCCCTCTACTACGTTAAGTTTATGAAACCGAAGCAGAACGTAAAAGGCAGCACCGACCTTGACGAGTTCGATTTTGACGAATACGACGAGGACGAGCCGGAGGAAGAAACTGACATCGCAGACACCGAACAGGAGGACGAGGAAGAATGA
- a CDS encoding Maff2 family mobile element protein produces the protein MAFFNSAVGVLQTLVIALGAGLGIWGVINLLEGYGNDNPGAKSQGMKQLMAGGGVALIGGTLVPLLSGLFG, from the coding sequence ATGGCATTTTTCAACAGCGCAGTAGGAGTTTTGCAGACACTCGTTATCGCTCTCGGAGCAGGTCTTGGCATTTGGGGCGTTATCAACCTCTTGGAGGGCTACGGCAATGATAACCCCGGCGCGAAAAGCCAGGGTATGAAACAGCTCATGGCGGGCGGCGGCGTTGCCCTTATCGGCGGCACCCTTGTACCTCTGCTTTCCGGCTTGTTCGGTTAA
- a CDS encoding VirB4-like conjugal transfer ATPase, CD1110 family → MAERKTMTRAVKKPVKRKLTRAEKKEIAAVIQAAKGDGKPHTAQQTIPYLQMYPDGICRVTEKKYSKSLVFEDINYQLAQADDKTAIFENWCDFLNYFDASVSVQLSFINQGARKEKAQAAIEIPAQDDAFNSIRKEYADMLKNQLEKGNNGLEKCKYITFSIEADNLAAAKARLSRIETDVLNNFKVLGVTARPMNGQERLNVLHGIFHPEGEPFRFSWDWLVPSGLSTKDFIAPSSFRFGDGRTFRMGRKLGAVSFLEILAPELNDRMLSDILDLENGIIVNLHIRSIDQSEAIKTIKRKITDLDKMKIEEQKKAVRSGYDMDIIPSDLATFGSEAKNLLQDLQSRNERMFLLTFLVVNMADTKRKLDNDVFATAGFAQKNNCALTRLDYLQEAGFMSSIPLGENLIPIQRGLTTSSTAIFIPFITQELFQKGAALYYGLNALSNNMILCDRKQLKNPNGLILGTPGSGKSFAAKREMTNAFLITDDDIIICDPEAEYFSLVQRLGGQVIRLSPTGKGMDGKPQYVNPMDINLNYSEDDNPLALKSDFILSLCELVIGGKEGLQPVEKTVIDRAVRNVYRPFLAEPDPAKMPILGDLYNELLKQPEPEAARIAAALELYVSGSLNVFNHRTNVELSNRLVCFDIKQLGKQLKKLGMLIVQDQVWNRVTVNRAEKKATRYYMDEFHLLLKEEQTAAYSVEIWKRFRKWGGIPTAITQNVKDLLSSREVENIFENSDFVLMLNQAQGDRAILAKQLNISPQQMKYVTHTEAGEGLIFYGNVVLPFIDRFPTDTELYRLLTTKPEEVSKA, encoded by the coding sequence ATGGCAGAACGAAAAACCATGACCCGCGCGGTAAAAAAACCCGTGAAGCGTAAGCTGACCCGCGCAGAAAAGAAAGAAATTGCCGCCGTGATACAGGCAGCAAAAGGCGACGGGAAGCCCCACACCGCACAGCAGACCATTCCCTACTTGCAGATGTACCCGGACGGGATTTGCAGGGTAACGGAAAAGAAATACAGTAAAAGCCTTGTCTTTGAAGATATTAACTATCAGCTTGCACAGGCAGACGATAAGACCGCCATTTTTGAAAACTGGTGCGATTTTCTCAACTACTTTGACGCTTCCGTATCGGTGCAGCTCTCTTTCATCAATCAGGGCGCAAGAAAGGAAAAGGCACAGGCAGCTATCGAAATCCCGGCACAGGACGACGCTTTTAACTCTATCCGCAAAGAGTACGCGGATATGCTGAAAAATCAGCTTGAAAAAGGCAACAACGGACTGGAAAAGTGCAAGTACATCACGTTTTCCATTGAAGCGGATAATCTTGCAGCAGCAAAAGCCCGCCTGTCCCGTATCGAAACCGACGTACTCAATAATTTTAAGGTGCTTGGCGTAACCGCCCGCCCCATGAACGGACAGGAACGCTTGAACGTGCTACATGGGATTTTCCACCCGGAGGGCGAGCCGTTCCGCTTCTCTTGGGACTGGCTTGTACCGTCGGGGCTCTCTACAAAGGACTTTATCGCCCCGTCCTCGTTCCGTTTTGGCGACGGCAGGACATTTCGCATGGGGCGTAAGCTCGGCGCGGTTAGTTTCCTTGAAATCCTCGCGCCGGAGCTGAATGACCGTATGCTTTCGGACATTCTCGACCTTGAAAACGGGATAATCGTCAATCTGCATATCCGCAGTATCGACCAGAGCGAAGCAATCAAGACTATCAAGCGCAAGATAACCGACCTCGACAAGATGAAGATTGAGGAACAGAAAAAAGCGGTACGCAGCGGGTATGACATGGATATAATTCCGTCCGACCTTGCTACTTTCGGCAGCGAAGCAAAAAATCTGTTGCAGGATTTACAGAGCCGCAACGAGCGAATGTTTCTGCTGACGTTCCTTGTGGTAAACATGGCAGACACAAAACGGAAACTGGATAATGACGTATTTGCTACGGCGGGCTTTGCACAGAAAAACAACTGCGCTCTGACCCGCCTTGACTATTTGCAGGAAGCGGGCTTTATGTCCTCTATTCCTCTTGGGGAGAACCTTATCCCCATTCAAAGAGGGCTTACGACCAGTAGCACCGCTATTTTTATCCCGTTCATCACACAGGAGCTTTTCCAAAAGGGTGCAGCCCTTTACTACGGCTTAAATGCCCTTAGTAACAACATGATACTCTGCGACCGCAAGCAGCTGAAAAACCCCAACGGGCTTATTCTTGGAACACCGGGAAGCGGTAAATCCTTTGCGGCAAAGCGGGAAATGACAAACGCCTTTCTCATTACCGACGACGATATTATTATCTGCGACCCGGAAGCAGAATATTTTTCCCTTGTGCAGCGTTTGGGCGGGCAAGTGATACGCCTGTCGCCAACAGGAAAAGGCATGGACGGCAAGCCCCAGTATGTGAACCCTATGGATATTAACCTCAACTACTCCGAGGACGACAACCCGCTTGCCTTGAAATCCGACTTTATCCTTTCCCTCTGCGAGCTTGTTATCGGTGGAAAAGAGGGCTTGCAGCCCGTAGAAAAGACAGTCATTGACCGCGCTGTTAGGAATGTGTACCGACCTTTCCTTGCAGAACCCGACCCGGCAAAAATGCCGATTTTGGGCGACCTCTACAACGAACTGCTGAAACAGCCGGAGCCGGAAGCTGCCCGCATTGCGGCGGCATTGGAGCTTTATGTTTCCGGCTCTCTGAACGTCTTTAACCACCGTACCAACGTGGAGCTTTCAAACCGTCTTGTCTGCTTTGATATTAAGCAGCTTGGGAAGCAACTCAAAAAGTTAGGTATGCTCATTGTGCAAGACCAGGTGTGGAACCGCGTTACCGTCAACCGCGCAGAGAAAAAAGCGACCCGTTACTATATGGACGAGTTTCATTTGCTTTTGAAAGAGGAACAGACCGCAGCCTATTCCGTGGAGATTTGGAAGCGTTTTCGTAAATGGGGCGGTATACCGACGGCAATCACACAGAACGTCAAAGACCTTTTATCAAGCCGCGAAGTCGAGAATATCTTTGAAAATTCCGATTTTGTCCTCATGCTCAATCAGGCACAGGGCGACCGGGCTATCCTTGCAAAGCAGCTTAATATCTCCCCACAGCAGATGAAGTATGTGACCCACACCGAAGCGGGCGAGGGACTTATCTTTTACGGAAATGTGGTGCTGCCGTTCATTGACCGCTTCCCGACGGATACCGAGCTTTACCGTCTGCTTACGACAAAGCCGGAGGAAGTGAGCAAAGCATGA
- a CDS encoding DNA topoisomerase 3, whose amino-acid sequence MKLVICEKPSVGAAVAAALGVTGKKDGYIENDKYIISWCIGHLVQLSEAAAYGEQYRKWSYDSLPILPQEWQYTVAADKGKQFKILKDLMHRADVSEVVNACDAGREGELIFRFVYEMAGCKKPFTRLWISSMETGAIQSGFDNLKDGRGYDALYHSALCRAKADWLIGINATRLFSCLYGKTLNVGRVQTPTLKMLVDRDAAITNFKKETYYHVRLMLPGAEAASAKICAADEAGKLKAACEASAAVCTSLTREKKTIAPPKLFDLTSLQREANRIYGYTAKQTLDLAQTLYEKKLLTYPRTDSNYLTDDMGETATDIIKVLCEKLSFMEGADFSPEIAKVLNSKKVSDHHAIIPTMELAKADLTALPESERNILTLAGARLLMATAEPYSFEAVTAVFSCADHEFTAKGKAVIAAGWKEIERLYRATLKKKPDSDDENELVLDVPDFTEGQTFENPAAKVTEHETTPPKPHNEASLLSAMERAGNEDTDPDAERRGLGTPATRAAVIEKLVGGGFVERKGKQLLPTKDGTNLVCVLPDSLTSPQLTAAWENNLTQIAKGQAEPDAFMQGIEAMASELVKTYASVLGEKPELFKTEKTELGKCPRCKSPVYEGKKNYYCSNKECSFTMWKNDRFFEERKTAFTPKIAAALLKSGKAKVKRLYSPKTGKTYDGTVLLADTGGKYVNYKVTISKDKELE is encoded by the coding sequence ATGAAACTTGTGATTTGTGAGAAACCCAGCGTCGGGGCGGCGGTTGCCGCCGCCCTTGGCGTTACGGGTAAGAAAGACGGATATATCGAAAATGACAAGTACATCATTTCTTGGTGTATCGGGCATTTGGTACAGCTTTCCGAAGCTGCCGCCTATGGGGAGCAGTACAGAAAATGGAGCTATGACAGCTTACCCATTCTGCCGCAGGAATGGCAGTACACCGTAGCCGCCGACAAGGGAAAACAATTCAAAATCCTAAAAGACCTCATGCACCGCGCCGACGTTTCAGAAGTCGTGAACGCCTGCGACGCAGGACGCGAGGGAGAATTGATTTTCCGTTTCGTTTATGAAATGGCAGGCTGCAAAAAACCCTTTACCCGTCTTTGGATTTCCTCAATGGAAACGGGCGCAATCCAAAGCGGCTTTGACAATCTGAAGGACGGGCGTGGGTATGACGCCCTCTATCATTCCGCATTATGCAGGGCAAAGGCTGACTGGCTTATCGGTATTAACGCGACCCGCCTTTTCTCCTGCCTGTATGGAAAGACCTTGAACGTGGGGCGCGTCCAGACCCCGACCCTAAAAATGCTTGTAGACCGGGACGCTGCCATTACAAACTTCAAGAAAGAAACCTACTACCATGTGCGCCTTATGCTCCCCGGCGCAGAAGCGGCAAGCGCGAAGATCTGCGCCGCTGATGAAGCGGGCAAACTGAAAGCGGCCTGCGAAGCGTCGGCGGCTGTCTGCACTTCCTTGACCCGTGAAAAGAAAACCATTGCCCCACCGAAGCTCTTTGACCTTACCAGTTTACAGCGGGAAGCAAACCGTATCTACGGGTACACAGCGAAGCAGACCCTTGACCTTGCACAGACCCTTTACGAAAAGAAGCTCTTGACCTATCCGAGAACGGACAGCAACTATCTGACCGACGACATGGGAGAAACAGCGACGGACATTATCAAGGTGCTTTGTGAGAAACTTTCCTTTATGGAGGGCGCGGATTTTTCGCCGGAGATTGCAAAGGTGCTGAACAGTAAAAAGGTATCAGACCACCACGCAATCATTCCCACTATGGAGCTTGCAAAGGCTGACCTTACCGCGCTGCCGGAAAGCGAGCGCAATATCCTTACCCTTGCCGGGGCGCGTCTGCTTATGGCGACCGCCGAGCCGTACAGTTTTGAAGCGGTAACGGCGGTTTTCTCCTGCGCCGACCATGAATTTACGGCAAAGGGAAAGGCGGTAATCGCTGCCGGGTGGAAAGAGATTGAACGGCTTTACCGGGCGACCCTCAAAAAGAAGCCGGACAGCGACGACGAAAACGAACTTGTTTTAGATGTGCCGGACTTTACCGAGGGACAGACCTTTGAAAACCCTGCTGCAAAGGTTACGGAGCATGAAACGACGCCGCCGAAGCCCCACAATGAAGCGTCCTTACTTTCTGCTATGGAACGCGCCGGGAATGAGGACACCGACCCGGACGCAGAACGCCGGGGGCTTGGGACGCCCGCTACCCGCGCCGCTGTCATTGAAAAGTTAGTGGGAGGCGGCTTTGTGGAGCGCAAGGGCAAGCAGCTACTTCCCACCAAAGACGGCACAAACCTTGTCTGCGTCCTGCCGGACAGCTTAACTTCTCCGCAGCTTACGGCTGCATGGGAAAACAATCTGACGCAGATTGCAAAGGGACAGGCAGAGCCGGACGCTTTCATGCAGGGTATCGAAGCTATGGCAAGTGAGCTTGTGAAAACCTATGCTTCCGTACTGGGCGAGAAGCCGGAGCTTTTCAAGACAGAGAAAACAGAGCTTGGGAAGTGTCCCCGCTGCAAATCCCCGGTCTATGAGGGGAAGAAAAACTACTACTGTTCCAACAAGGAGTGCAGCTTTACCATGTGGAAAAATGACCGCTTCTTTGAGGAACGAAAAACCGCCTTTACCCCGAAGATTGCCGCTGCACTCTTGAAATCCGGCAAGGCAAAAGTCAAAAGGCTGTACTCTCCGAAAACGGGCAAAACCTACGACGGAACGGTGCTTTTAGCCGACACGGGCGGTAAGTATGTGAATTACAAAGTAACCATTTCAAAGGACAAAGAACTGGAATAG
- a CDS encoding C40 family peptidase, which yields MTRDGAITENQTTGETERISKRTQDAELQKTPEQQAAQDAAQLQGAASPTSPLPHVPGAAPKADTGKTERVMEHIEAAHTRKASKKAVRKAQAEATAGTKSSRLQFTDEERAAPELEKYIKKSDKAADRLDKAKAAIPKEKKLVKERTFDEATGKGKTRLHFEEQDKPPGFKEKHSPLSRPAQEAGILVHNKIHSVEKDNSGVEGAHKSEETAERGLKYGARKIKQGYRSHKLKPYREAAKAEKAAFKANVDFQYHKTLHDNPQLTSNPISRFWQKQKIKRQYAKEARNTAKGIKGAAERTRKAAAKAAEKTKQTAAFVARHPAGVAIAVGVLLLFIMVMSGLSSCGAMFSGTLNGVLGTSYTSEDSDLVEVENAYAGLESGLQNEIDAIESTHPGYDEYRYDLANIGHNPHELASYLTAKYQSYTRAEVQSELQRIFNQQYKLTLTEEVEIRYREEERTDTWTDEDGNEHTDTYTVQVPYEYYILNVKLTNTPLSTIAENNLTPEQLEMYRVYLQTSGNKPLIFGGGSPDTSASEDLSGVDFVNGTRPGNTAIVDLAKQQVGNVGGYPYWSWYGFNSRVEWCACFVSWCYGQMGLSEPRFAACQSQGIPWFTSHGQWGARGYENIAPGDAIFFDWDLDGSADHVGLVIGRDESRVYTVEGNSGDACKIKSYPLDYACIKGYGLMNWN from the coding sequence ATGACCCGCGACGGAGCTATCACAGAAAATCAAACGACGGGCGAAACAGAACGTATCAGCAAACGGACACAGGACGCAGAGTTACAGAAAACGCCGGAGCAACAGGCAGCACAGGACGCAGCGCAGCTACAAGGTGCAGCTTCCCCGACTTCTCCCTTGCCCCATGTGCCGGGAGCTGCCCCCAAAGCGGACACAGGCAAAACGGAGCGCGTCATGGAGCATATCGAAGCCGCCCATACCCGTAAAGCGTCTAAAAAAGCGGTACGAAAGGCACAGGCAGAAGCTACCGCCGGGACGAAATCTTCCCGGCTGCAATTTACCGACGAGGAACGCGCTGCCCCGGAGCTTGAAAAGTATATCAAGAAATCCGACAAAGCCGCCGACCGCTTGGATAAGGCAAAGGCAGCTATCCCCAAAGAAAAGAAACTGGTAAAAGAGCGCACCTTTGATGAAGCCACCGGGAAAGGCAAAACCCGCCTGCACTTTGAGGAACAGGACAAGCCGCCCGGATTTAAGGAAAAACACAGCCCGCTATCCCGCCCCGCACAGGAAGCCGGGATTTTGGTACATAACAAAATCCATTCTGTCGAAAAGGACAATTCCGGCGTGGAGGGCGCACACAAGAGCGAGGAAACCGCAGAACGGGGATTGAAGTACGGGGCGCGGAAAATCAAGCAGGGCTACCGCAGCCATAAGCTGAAACCCTACCGGGAAGCGGCAAAGGCAGAAAAGGCGGCGTTTAAGGCGAATGTGGATTTTCAGTATCACAAAACGCTGCACGACAATCCGCAGCTTACCTCTAACCCCATTTCCCGGTTTTGGCAGAAGCAGAAAATCAAGCGGCAGTATGCAAAGGAAGCCCGCAATACCGCAAAGGGTATCAAGGGCGCGGCAGAACGCACCCGCAAGGCGGCAGCCAAAGCCGCCGAGAAAACAAAGCAGACCGCAGCATTTGTGGCAAGGCACCCGGCGGGTGTGGCAATCGCTGTCGGGGTGCTGCTGCTCTTTATCATGGTTATGTCCGGGCTGTCCTCTTGTGGTGCAATGTTTTCCGGCACGTTAAACGGCGTGCTTGGAACGTCTTATACGTCCGAGGACAGCGACCTTGTGGAAGTGGAAAATGCCTATGCCGGACTGGAAAGCGGGCTGCAAAACGAGATTGACGCTATCGAAAGCACCCACCCCGGCTATGACGAGTACCGCTATGACCTTGCAAATATCGGGCATAACCCCCACGAATTAGCGTCCTATCTGACCGCAAAATACCAAAGCTACACCCGCGCCGAGGTACAGAGCGAATTACAACGGATTTTCAATCAGCAATACAAGCTGACGCTGACCGAGGAAGTGGAAATACGCTACCGGGAGGAAGAACGCACCGACACATGGACAGACGAGGACGGCAACGAGCATACGGACACCTACACGGTACAAGTGCCTTATGAGTATTACATCTTAAACGTCAAGCTGACGAACACCCCGCTATCCACCATTGCGGAAAATAATCTGACCCCGGAACAACTGGAAATGTACCGGGTGTACTTGCAGACAAGCGGGAACAAGCCCCTTATCTTTGGCGGCGGCTCTCCCGACACTTCCGCGTCCGAGGATTTAAGCGGCGTGGACTTTGTAAACGGAACGCGCCCCGGTAATACCGCTATCGTTGACCTTGCAAAGCAGCAAGTCGGAAATGTGGGCGGCTATCCGTATTGGAGCTGGTACGGCTTCAACTCCCGCGTGGAATGGTGCGCCTGTTTTGTGTCCTGGTGCTACGGGCAAATGGGGCTTTCCGAACCGCGCTTTGCCGCCTGCCAGTCGCAGGGTATTCCGTGGTTTACCTCTCACGGACAATGGGGAGCGCGGGGCTATGAAAACATTGCCCCCGGCGACGCTATCTTTTTTGACTGGGACTTAGACGGCAGCGCAGACCATGTTGGGCTTGTTATCGGCAGGGACGAAAGCCGCGTCTATACCGTTGAGGGCAATTCCGGCGACGCCTGCAAGATTAAGAGCTATCCCCTTGACTATGCCTGTATCAAAGGGTACGGGCTGATGAACTGGAACTGA
- a CDS encoding DUF4315 family protein, which yields MAMSKIERIEKEIQKTREKITEYQNKLRGLEAQKTEAENLQIVQLVRSMRLTPQELTAMLSGNGIPGIAPIPADYEEQEDNADEE from the coding sequence ATGGCTATGAGTAAAATCGAAAGAATTGAAAAGGAAATCCAAAAGACCCGTGAGAAAATCACGGAGTATCAGAACAAGCTGCGCGGACTGGAAGCACAGAAAACCGAAGCGGAAAATCTGCAAATCGTTCAGCTCGTGCGCTCCATGCGCCTGACCCCGCAGGAGCTTACCGCTATGCTTTCCGGCAACGGTATTCCGGGCATTGCCCCTATCCCCGCAGACTATGAGGAACAGGAGGACAATGCAGATGAAGAATAA
- a CDS encoding VirB6/TrbL-like conjugal transfer protein, CD1112 family has protein sequence MESILDAINEWIKEILIGAINGNLSTMFGDVNEKVGTIAAEVGQTPQGWNAGIFSMIQSLSENVIVPIAGLVITYVLCVELISMVTEKNNMHDIDTFMFFKWFFKAWVAVYLVTHTFTITMAVFDMAQHVVSGAAGVIGGDTNIDVDAALSSMQAGLDAMEIPELLLLVMETSLVSLCMKIMSVLITVILYGRMIEIYLYCSVSPIPFATMTNREWGQIGNNYLKALFALGFQGFLIMICVGIYAVLVGSMIVADNLHSAIFSLAAYTVILCFSLFKTGALAKSIFNAH, from the coding sequence ATGGAGAGCATACTTGACGCGATTAACGAATGGATAAAGGAAATCCTCATTGGAGCCATTAACGGTAATCTGTCAACTATGTTCGGGGACGTAAACGAAAAAGTCGGAACTATCGCCGCAGAGGTAGGACAAACCCCGCAGGGGTGGAACGCAGGCATATTTTCCATGATACAGAGCTTGTCGGAAAATGTGATTGTACCCATTGCGGGGCTTGTCATTACCTACGTTCTATGCGTGGAGCTTATCAGCATGGTAACGGAAAAGAACAATATGCACGATATTGACACGTTCATGTTCTTTAAGTGGTTTTTCAAGGCGTGGGTAGCGGTGTATCTCGTTACCCACACCTTTACTATCACTATGGCGGTGTTCGATATGGCGCAGCACGTTGTTTCCGGCGCGGCGGGCGTGATCGGCGGCGATACGAATATCGATGTTGACGCCGCCCTCTCGTCCATGCAAGCCGGACTTGACGCTATGGAAATCCCCGAACTGTTACTGCTCGTTATGGAAACAAGCCTTGTGAGCCTTTGCATGAAAATCATGTCGGTGCTTATCACGGTTATCCTGTACGGCAGAATGATAGAGATTTACCTTTACTGTTCGGTATCGCCTATCCCGTTTGCAACTATGACCAACAGAGAGTGGGGGCAGATAGGCAACAACTACTTAAAAGCCCTGTTCGCCCTCGGTTTTCAAGGCTTCCTCATAATGATATGCGTCGGCATTTATGCGGTTTTGGTTGGCAGCATGATTGTAGCGGACAACCTGCACAGCGCGATTTTTTCCCTTGCAGCCTACACCGTGATTTTGTGCTTCTCCCTATTCAAAACAGGCGCACTTGCGAAGTCAATCTTTAACGCCCATTAA